GGAACTTCCGCCggaaacttcaaaataaaagctcttgaAAGAACAGGAagcggctgtgtgtgtgtgtctgtgacgcCTGCAGTGCGGCGCTTTGAGCTCTCAGATATATTGTCTTTACTTATCATCCATTTTAAAGCAGATCAGAAAAAGTGTTCATGAAAGCTGCAGTGTTGAGTTTCTGCAGATGAGAGTGTGATTAAAGCTAGTGGCGGAGCTGGgaggcttactgggcttaagcccgggttgttttttcagaagcccggggtcttttggagtgtaattttttcatagttagatgcctggctgacaactgtataaaacaaaaactacacacaatattcgaagcacatagagcacactgtgggaatttacaactgtgcgtaaatcccccctaatattggtatgatctgAGCTCAGAcagggcggggcagctgctgcctgcgagtgcgCTGTTAGAGAAGCgcagccaggcagacagaggagaactgaagttTGACCAGTTACCAAAGCAagtcattcgtactgtacaaataatgtaaatatgacggtgtatcacgaaagattgatgtcaaactgatcacttgacccatattacgttacttgctcttcgagtgaatcaacaaatggcgaaatgaaaaactgaacaacaacaatgctgtttctttagagagtcttagcttacgtgtgtttatttcatattttcagttgtttccctccacggctaaataaatcggtttcagtaatgcactgatatacaagaatggacataaggggcttctttcaaagaaaaaactctggtagtattttatatattgtgctttgtatgttgttcagtatatttctatgcaaaacaagaggaagttcaatacacagcagtatattcacagtttaaaccagatatttacacacactttatggaaaacacaagaacatttttttactgtacaacatcaatttagagtaaacttgttttgttttggttaaataaatattgaaatgtcttttgaattagttaaatgtcagaataaagagagacagagcttctattttttatcactttcatcagatttaggagtacatatacactaagtttattgttaattaataagaaaactccagacgattccattctgagctgaagaagcttctgataggttagtagagtccatgtgagtaaattggtgccacagctgtggatgcatataaggcaaaacacagagcctgtttctgtgacatgggaacatcaagagatgtcaaccaaaacaccaggaaaataattgtggagctccataagtgtggctcacttttgaatacaatttggtgccatgtacaattaagaaatacagacagtttctctctttactcttacagttaacaaatatgttttttatatttatctaaaaaaataaacatttagtctgatttgatgttacaattaaaaaagtgtttttatctgaagagtttgtaaatatctggtttcaactgtatatttgatgattgtcagcacaaagagggagagagaggaacagagagggagagagaggagaatgaggacagaagagagatggaacaagagcaggtgagacacatgttagtcaaatggttgtttaccaaaagtatcaccgtatcataggtcctcatgtatctcgtaccgagtgtttcttttttggtttgttacttttcaaattcaatatttattaagttatgcaggcttgtttgcacaacaaggctaaataattatataaacttttctcaatctaaatagtggactttgtagaattaaaaaaataagtgtagtgcaggtctatgatgatttttagtgctactatcatctagttctgattctggttctgtcttaagtcctcagtagtcctgagtttgaactgttgtagtcctgttttaattccggatcagttctgggtctggttgaattggggtttagtcctcgtgtcttgatacagcccgactttgttctgccttgctgcttaattaaaaacctagtttaaggtgtcctgcatatgtgatatttttttccctatatgaagtccttcgtttttgaacaaaactcaaaacagagcctattgatctcagtcatttctacccccccccaaaagaatcccacatgcatactactgtttcaaatgtctggctccgcctctgatTAAAGCAAGAGTGTGTTTCATGTACAGTCTGACTCTTGATATTTAATATTCTCACAGACTGAGAGATGAATATGAAGCTGCTCAGGCTGTGGTTAAAGTTTTATTCTGTGATATGTGTTACTGTGTCATTTTACCTGAGCTGACTCTAAAAGCCGTGAGTGAGGTCCAGCAGGACAATGGATAAACAGGTTTCTGTGTTTGCCTTGAAGCAGGCCAATCATGCTGTCCAATCAGAGCTCTCACCTGCAGCTGACCTCTGAGCAGATTGGACTCTGGACATGCAGTTTCAGTCTGACTGGATTTGCTCACAAACTCAGgatctttttgttgtttcacaCATGATGCAGGTTTCCacgtctcttcttcttctttccctcACCCTCCTGCTCCTTCATCCCGTCTCCCCGGTACATGGTGGCCATGTTCTGGCATTTCCGGGAGAGTTCAGCCATTGGTTGAACATGCGGAACATCATAGAGGAGCTGGTGAAGAGGAATCATTCGGTCACCATCTTAGTGCCTGATGCATCGCCGTCTGTCAACTACAACAACAGCCGTGACACCGCCAAGTTCAACTTCCTGGTCTTCAAGGTAACACTGGTGTTTATACAGCGTGTTTGTAGTCACCCAAAGAAGATCCCTGACAATCACTGTGAAGTAATGGTTCTGAGTAACTTTAATTTCCCGTCCTTCCCCCTGATTACCCACAGACACCTCTCCGTGTTTGTCTCATTTCAGACCTGAAAATCAGAGGAAagcatttttttcattgttttttttgggcGTAGCTGATATAGAATCAATGACCTGATCAGGTGTTTCCTCCTGCAGGTGTCGTACAGCCGGCAGGAGTATCTGGACCTTATGCAGGAATTGATGCGTTTCTCCATGTATGAGGCGCACTTGTCTTCACCACTGCAGAAGTTCCTAAAGACGGCTTCCTGGATACTGCACTTCCTGGACTTCGGGAGGCAGCAGTGTGACGGAATGCTGAGGAACAAGCAGCTGATGGCGACTCTGCGCCACACCAGCTTTGACGTCATCTTGCAGGACTCGATGGCAATGTGTGGTGACCTGGTGGCAGACTTGCTCAGTGTGCCACTCATCATCTCAATGCGCTTCAGCTTCGGCAGTGTTTTTGAGCGACACTGTGGCCACGCCCCCGCACCGCCATCCTACGTCCCGTTAGCTCCTCTCTCATACAACGACCACATGACACTCAGTGAGAGGCTGGTCAACATGGTGATATATGTGGGGTCGTCAGCAGTAAGCGAACTGACCTGGAAGCTGACGCTCGATCAATACTACAGGGAGATCAAAGGTCAGCGGTCAAGAGTTATGTCTCCACTCTGAGGGCAtcacacagggtttaaataaaCTATCATTATGTGACTGAAGGCAGATATTCAGCTTTGATTCAGAGTTTAACTAAAATAACAGCTCACAGAAATTTCTGGATGCATGCTCAATATTCAGGTAGGAAAATCCCAaaacgttgattctgttcatctggacgttttcagtgggtgaAAGACGAtttcaggtgacttcttcagtcttagatgactgcaggtttccccaaccttataaagagTATATTTGAATaataactgaaactagcacTAGTGacgaacaatgggctgtgaggtcagtttcataATCATTAATATACAAAtcgtcatgaccattgatcaacaaccactgaaaAAGACCATTGATGATTCATTACTGACCATTGATCATTGatccatgagtaccattcaaaGAGAGTTAGggaataaatgcaaaaacagcattgtaagatggcaaaagatgtatccttaggccccctcctcgattcagagatggtctttccctggcctctttgactctgcgctcaaaccagcgttcctccctgtccagggtgtgtacatcctcatcattgaaagagtgtccactggcctgtaggtctGAATAGACTGTGGATCTGCATTTAATCAATGATCATGACAATGtccatattaatgatcaagaaactgaccttaCAGCCATTGTTCGTCaatggtgctagtttcagtcattgtgcaaatgtataaggttggggaagcctgcagtcagctgaggctgaagaagtcacttagatgatgatgatgtaacatttctcccactggaaAGGCTATTtcaagatgaacagaatcaactttttgggagcTCACAGATATGTTTACACTCATGTCAAAAGTCTTCAGACAGCTCACTGATGAACAGTGCAGTGGTGGCTTAATGTCTTTCTGATAACCATCTGAGCACATCCAAAATAATCAGAGGTCCACAGAGCAAAGATGTTACAGCAGTATTTATTTGAAGGAATAAACACCTACACTTTCCATGATGTGAGCTGAAAATAAGGATTGCAAAGATTAAGATATGAGGATGTGATGTTAAAGACTGTCTTCCTTAGGGATGGAAATTGATAAGAATTTTGCaatcaaagacattacattcatgcaaattaattaCATGCTGTGGGTcacatgtttgtgcatgttggaggtatTTCCCCTTACAGAACACTTTTcctaaaagtaatgcagtacattACTTAATTACACCCAGGAGAAAGACATTCTCATTAtgttactttcatgttactctgtaaaatgatttgaaacacactgtctcataatcagcatttaacaatataaacctacaggctacagccccacacaccaacacaaacccCTATCCTAATGAGATCACACGTGATCTTTCTCTTAGTAATTAGGtatgaaaacaaatcaaagatgaaaaccagcacaacgACAGTCTTACTCTCTGCTCACATTCATATTGATGCTGTAGAACTGATCACACTGAGCTtcacagagcagacaatgatgagccaaagcaaactgcaaaacaaccCAAAGATACTCTTTAATGACTGAGTCAGTCAGCTGATCTCAGACCAGCAGAGCAACATTTCAGCATTCAAGtacaaaactgaaggcagagagcagaaaccagcagcagctggaggaaGAGACAGCATTTGATCTGTGGGTTCTTCATCAGTCAAAGGATTTTCATCAAGTAGTGAGAACTGTCCTTTGATGTaaaattaaatttgtttgtAACGTTATTTTTAGATCCTCTGAGAATGAGGGACTGTgtaaaaaaatgtctgtaattcATGAACTGTTAATGTTAGACTGAAGTTAAACCCTGAATTAAAGCTGGAAGACTGCACTTAGTCACATCTCGATGGTTTGATGTAAAGTCCGTTATATTGGTGCACAGATGCAGAATTATAGAAACCATCCTTGTCCAAATAACTATGGACCTGtacaaacttttattttgaagtcatATCCCTTCTTTCCTGTATGGACAGGAACTcccagcagtgtgtgtgagactaTGGGGAAGGCCGACGTGTGGCTCATCAGGACGTTCTGGGACATTGAGACGCCACGGCCGACCCCACCAAACTTCAAATACGTGGGCGGTCTACACTGCAAACCAGCCAATCAGCTGCCAGAGGTGTGAGCTCTGATTGCACacacttttattctgaaatggGACAGGTGAGTGTTGATGTAATGATGATGTCACATCTTCCAGGACCTGGAGGCATTTGTGCAGAGTTCAGGTGATGCCGGCATAATTGTGGCTTCCTTCGGCTCCATGGTAACCAACCTGACGATGCAGCACGCTAACATCATCGCCACCGCCTTCGGTCAGATCCCACAGAAGGTCAGAAGCTCCAcctactcacacacaaacaatcaGGGACTGGGCTGTCAGCAGATATTGATTGCATCATTGATTACTTTCTGCAATAATCATCTAAAAAAATACCTGCAGGCAGAAGAAGCTCAGATGGTTTGTTTCATCTTTGACTTGAAGAgtgttttcttcctttcaggTGATTTGGCGTTACCGTGGCGAGGCTCCAACTGCATTGGCTCCAAACACGAAGATTTCTGATTGGATCCCTCAGAACGACCTGCTAGGTATGACTCATTCATGATGTCAtggaatttcaaaataaaagctcaaatAGGCCTCTTATTCACTTGCTAAGTGGCAACATACCAAGCCTCCTTCCAGGTCCAGACTCCTCCTGCGTGGATGATAATCCTCCTGTGGATGGCTTATCATTTATGTCCGAAGTGATAACagtatattttatgtttttggtggtggttggggggggggggggggggtagaaatcTCTGTCAGTGCATGGTGTATCTTTACATAGAAGCTAACTAGCTGACTTCCCGTTAACTttaaactctgttaaattttataAATCTTGGATGCCTGtatgttaaactttatttaaacaggtgTGAGAGAAGCCAAACAGATCATTTCATTGAGGATGAAAGAATTTTggctgtttttaactctcagtgatgcccaAGTGTTTATTTGAGTGTGAGAATCTTTGGTAAGTTTTGACTCAGAAATGGCAACTAACATAATCAATATTTGCAAAAAGATgttctttcacaataaaagctctgtattttttttgtcctcaggTCACC
This Astatotilapia calliptera chromosome 7, fAstCal1.2, whole genome shotgun sequence DNA region includes the following protein-coding sequences:
- the LOC113026301 gene encoding UDP-glucuronosyltransferase 2A1-like, which translates into the protein MQFQSDWICSQTQDLFVVSHMMQVSTSLLLLSLTLLLLHPVSPVHGGHVLAFPGEFSHWLNMRNIIEELVKRNHSVTILVPDASPSVNYNNSRDTAKFNFLVFKVSYSRQEYLDLMQELMRFSMYEAHLSSPLQKFLKTASWILHFLDFGRQQCDGMLRNKQLMATLRHTSFDVILQDSMAMCGDLVADLLSVPLIISMRFSFGSVFERHCGHAPAPPSYVPLAPLSYNDHMTLSERLVNMVIYVGSSAVSELTWKLTLDQYYREIKGTPSSVCETMGKADVWLIRTFWDIETPRPTPPNFKYVGGLHCKPANQLPEDLEAFVQSSGDAGIIVASFGSMVTNLTMQHANIIATAFGQIPQKVIWRYRGEAPTALAPNTKISDWIPQNDLLGHPKTKAFVTHGGTNSLYEAVFHGVPLVGVPLFGDQPDNLARMSRLGTAIVLDFNHLTAEELAEALHVVTNQPSYRTNMQRLSAVHRDQPVTPLSTAVFWVEFVMRHGGARHLRLASYDLNWFQYHSLDTGAALLIALMTVAALWWVGIRCILRQCRRRAGREKKD